The window gagagagagcagcatgagtgattagctagctagaatgagtttgaagatgatgatgtgctacactaagactatgatgattaaatagctagtgttggtggtaatgactatgatgattattattagctagtgttggtggtgattagatagctacactatgactatgttAATTgaatagtgttggtggtaatgactatgatgattattagcttgtgttgttggtgatgatatgatgcaagagtttttatattaatatgatgatgatgttgatcatgattatcatgatgatttgttattatgatcatgattagttattatatcattggtggAAGGAACGCGGATTAGATTAATGTGAATGGATCAAATGTGACCAAAAGTTGAATTAGTAGGATCGTCGTCCAAATTCAACTTTTGATTCATCCAAATGAATCTAATTCATGTTTCTTCCTCACAATGATATATTAATTCatcatggacataatgatataacaacctcTTAATTGGTATTGTATTAAAATTTGTATAGCGGCGTATAAatacaataaaagaaaaaaatagaatactgGTAGCACTGGATTGGAAGCACGCTACTAATAGTTAGATTAAATgaagaagaaataaagaaaaataaaaaatgaataaaaCCGAAAAAAGACCAAACAAAACAAAAAGGAAACCAGGCTAAGAGGATGCGCAACAAGAAGAATAAAAGAAGTAATTAGGCACAACAAGTAAGCTGCCCAGTTGGTTGTAGCGGGTGGAAGAGATCCAAGAGGTTTGGAGTTTGAATTCTAATTCATGTACGTATTTTTTGAAGGTTAAAAAAAAGATAAACACTACTCCATGTACAGCGTATACGTATACAGTGAGAGAAGAGTTTATAAAATATGACCATCGTGCCCTTTCTTATAAAGAGGTATGGGCTAATTTGAGCCGTCCTTGCGTTTAGCGGGAGTGTACCAAATCAGAAGtgaatttttattatgtttgagattttttgtacttccggtgaacttttataatagatctgatcaTTTTTGGAAGAAAGAAAAATTAGCCGTGCACATTTTCTTGCTTTATACTAACAGTTttgctaggtctcagtcgacttagACTTCGTTATGTCTCGGTCGATGTTATATTCCATTGATCTTGCATTAAGATTCGTAGAAAAATTTtctttcagttttttctttttcttctcataTACTATATCACTTGagtgagacttggttaagtctcagtcgactgagacctagacacACCCTTATACTAATACATTTGATGTATCTACCACGATTTTTTGATAGAATGAGAAGTCATGCGTCTTGTCGTTCTCCTATGAAAATGTAAGCCAAACTTGTAATACATCGGCCAAACTATATATGGGAGAGTACTGCACGCTGATCCGGCCAATTTCGATCAGGCAGCAGCGTACTACTCCAGCTCTAAGCGTGTGCGACGGTATATGCATGTGGACAGCGCACTTTGCCTCACCATCGGGGAAACAAGAATTtttttttggagaagaagaagaagaagaagaagaagatacgcAGAGAGGAGAACAAGCACCGTCGTCGGATACAAACATCCATGGACTCCCAGTCAATACGTACGTACGACTACGGCGTATGAACGCGCGCGGATCCATCGACGAAAAGTATGGAATCCGCTCGTATGCCCGTCTTGCTCGCCATGCGCGCGCGTATAAATAGAAGCGCGGGCAGCATGGTtgctacgtgcttaagtagctcgCTCGTAAACCATTGCATTGCCAGAAGAAGCAAgcaaactagctagctagctagaaaaATGGCGCCGATTCACAGTAACAGCTCTCGCCGCCTCGACGGCACGGTGCTTGCGCTTCTGCTCGTGCTCGTGGCCGCCACTGCCTTTGTCGGCGCTGCCGCAGCGCGAGGGGACGCGCTGGCCGCCCGGCACGAGCGGTGGATGGCCAAGTACGGGCGCGCGTACACGGACGCTGCCGAGAAATTGCACCGGCAGGAGGTGTTCGCGGCCAACGCGCGCCACGTAGACGCTGTCAACCGGGCGGGCAACCGGACGTACACCCTCGGGCTCAACCAGTTCTCCGACCTCACCAACGAAGAGTTCGTGGAGAAGCACCTCGGGTACCGTCACCAGCCGGGCGGGCTCCGTCCCGAGGACACGCCGGTGGCCGCGGTGAACATGTCCAAGGCTCAGTTCCAGTCCACGCCGGACAGCTTGGACTGGAGGGCCCAGGGCGCCGTCACCCAAGTCAAGAACCAAGCCCCATGTGGTAAGGATCTGCAGGCCAAAGTTGGCAAATGAATAAATGTTGACACGTACGTAAAAACAACGTTGCGTCTGTGTAGGGAGTTGCTGGGCgttcgcggcggtggcggcgaccgaGGGGCTCGTACAGATCGCCACCGGCAACCTCATCTccatgtcagagcagcaggtgctCGACTGCACGGGCGACACTAGCACCTGCAAGGGTGGCTCCGTCATCGCCGCCCTACGTTACGTCGCCGCAAGCGGCGGCCTGCAGCCGGAGGCAGCCTACGCGTATACCGGCCAGCAGGGCGCGTGCCGCAGCGTCATGCCAAATTCGGCCGCCTCCGTTGGCGCCCCCCGCTGGGTGGGCCTGAACGGCGATGAGGACGCGTTGCGGGAGCTGGCTGCCAGCCAACCGGTGgccgtgggcgtggaggcggaccCTGACTTTCAGCACTACAAGAGCGGCGTGTTCGTCGGTAGTTCGTCGTGCGGGCAGAACCTGAACCACGCCGTGACGGTGGTGGGGTAcggggcggacggcggcgggcAGGAGTACTGGTTGGTGAAGAACCAGTGGGGGACGGGGTGGGGTGAGGGGGGCTATATGCGCCTCACGCGCGGGAACGGCGGAAACTGCGGCATGGCCACCGTTGCCTACTATCCGACCGTGGACAGCTCTTAAACACCAGAACTACTACTACATCAGTCAGTCCATGCATCATGGAGTATGATCTATCATCTACTGTATAAGCTACATACAATACGATGCAGCTGCACACTGCAATACGACGTATGTACAGATTTATTATATTTGAATAAAGCATGCATGGATCCTTGTACAAAGGATCCATTTGCCTATGTAATAGTAATAGCACCAACTTGTAAGCTTGTATATGAAAATAAACACTGCTTGTACTACATCAGTCAATGCAACATTGAGTATTAATTGGTTTATCAGCTAGCTACAGTATGATGTATATATGGATTTCGAATCTTTTTGAAAAAAATGGATTGAACACATGCTTCGATCGTCGTAGGAACCATGCATTTGCCTACGTACCTAATATATAGTATGAACTTGGAAGCTTGTATATTATGAAAATAaagtttttcaaattcaatgaaacgGACGTTCCTCAATGTTCTTCCCATGTCCCGCCTTTCCGTCTTTCTCATGCCGGTTCTTCTTCCTCTCACAACCCGACACAAATCTGCATCATCTATATTTGTCTCGTATTACCTCATTGCAGGAGCATTTTCACCAAAATGGTACGATAGGCTATGTTGCAACATTATGGAACCGGCTACTGAACAAGTGACTGAATTCTCATTTTAGGTCATTCACTTTTTTTTTCGTATTCCGTCTTGTCCAGGTGAACATGCATGCATGCGGGTGAGTTTCCTGTTAAATTTTTGCATCGCGTGCAATTGATGATCATGTTCACTCAGGTGAGCTTTGCTGAATGTTTAtttagttgcattgcttgatgaattGATAGGACTATTTGAGTGCACGCATGTCACATACATATGCCAAAATACACAGTTTAAGCCTCCGGTATATTCTAGTtgctttttttttgaaaaggaggatgacccccggcctctgcatctgggcgatgcatacggccactttattaatgattctcacaagaccttacaaagtcatacaacagtaagactaaagccgccgtctaagcaaacaaactgtcgctacacctatccagttgatgaaggggcgcagatagcctcggcataataccaaacagacatcgcagccaagcctaacatctaagacctgagaccctaaactagccacttgccgggtctggggcacacactggtccgacgtgctctcagaggccgccgccgccaactaccACCGCTCCATCTttagaactgtactgatgcatcaaccttgctcggtctagctatcgtcgacgccaccacggcgcccaacggcacctcctccctgcgcacaaacagctgagcacgtcgcggttgccactgatacacctcagcgccatgctgccaagtaccaccagccgacacagcttgaagtccttggaagatctgtcgtgcgtagcacctgccgactagGCATGACAGAGCGTAGCatctgtcggtcaggcatgacttgccatctccaccgaagctccgtgcaagacgaagccgttgcacctcctgcctctgacttccagcgctactccacaaacgatgctcccaggagagaaacgacaccgcagtgccgccatcgtccgatctggaacaccagatcctagggtttcccccggagcagcacgagtgggtcgacagtagttacacgacgatgacttcatcaaggtaacgacgtagaacgccgccatcgcctgtcgTCGGCTCGGGTTTCACCGGCAagcatgtctccccaactcgcagccgggactagatgatggatctcgagatccgatcaccaagcttcTGGCCGGCCACCGCCGATGAggaagatgaccaccaccactgACTACATCAGCCAGAACAGATCGGCCATGGGTGCCGCCaagcagtccaccaggccctcgacgccgccgccgatctAAAGCCAGATGACATGCCGCCAAATACCGCATCGCGCCGCCACCCGATCCAGGCcagccgccgcagcagccgcccgtggcccgaggcagggccgaccgccgccgccgtcgaagccaACGCCGTCGCTTCTagatcggcggcggcgggaggaggggaggaagatgggctaagccccggcggcggctagggttggggagtCGCTCGAGCGGGGGGCGACGCGGGGGCCTGAGACCAAAAATAACCTAGGAAACTTTCCGACCTTCTTAACTAGTGTCACACTAGTGCAATATAAATTTAAAAAAGAACATAAACTAAAGAAAAGAATAAATACAAATATAAAATATGGAGTGCATTGCGTGGTCAGATAATACATGCATGTTTGTTGCTTCTCCTCACCGTGCACCATTCATAGATTGAGGAGGATGAAAGGACCCACCATTTTGGCATCATGTGCATGCTATTTCCTGGGCATGTCATAAATGGATGGGTTACACATACATGCCATTCAGAGCCAAACTTTGTTGGATAAATGGATGGGAGTacatgtgaaagaacatgcggtgcccccatgtttggttttggtaattaatgacaatctctatggactaatggttgtcttgagttatatttgaaggatttttccataggcttttcttgaagtccatgtgttggtttcaaggagtttatgagttgaccaaggtgctatgaaggaattatccaaagattggtcatgtgagtgttgagcttattgcaaccATGTCTTGAGGAAGAAGATTGTGcaatcattcatgtttaccttcaagacatcatccaaatgaagagagttggaaagattcaaggctgatcaagactaagtcaagagtgaatcaggttgatcaactcacaaagcgtagaagatgtaccgagagggatcaagtgatcccatggtatggtaagcattgtccattgtgctttgtgtactaacccatggtgtatgtgagagttctatgtggggttaggtacgtgttcatgggcttggatcaagaggaagatataactcaacccatggagaggatgacatcaagtggtgatcgtcatccagattgcaagttcaagtggagcatgacgaagagatcaagtgcttgaagcttgtcaTCCATTgttgtgtcaatggacttgtgaagatgtgccgaatagtggctcacccatagtggagtatgggggagcaatcatctagtcttcatcgacccaacgcaatcaagaaaggtggtccatcttgaggaggacaagatcatcatcatcatctatctcaagtggatcatgtgcaaggcaaaggtttgctcttgataggttttctatttttctggtctcatggtggtagtttggagaccgggttataggatcgatagctgtactatcaaggggggctctcaagtgagtagcttgattgtatcgttcgtcgagagctcaaaccattgcatccttgcatcatctttcttgattcttatttgtattttcttttgaggttttagagcttgtggttatcttcgtgacaagctctagttcatcgaaaacggatttcatatgcttcttctatcgcgttttcggtgttggaggttttaccggtctttttcgaggaaaggttctCGCCATTTTCTCACGGGACTTTTCTAATTTTCTTCTTATTGATATGATATCAAGAATGTGTTAGCCCTTGTCggtagctttccaacaaacttggtttcgttgaattcggagtccgtttgtagaagttgtggcagttttggtgttctgaaaaggttgtagcggtactaccgcggacaggagcggatgtaattttttactaccattCCAGAGCGGTACTAGCGCGGCTTCTacaccggtagtaccgctccggaccaaaaactcgtcacaagtccagcgatggtaggcacggatgtatttttttagtaccgctcgcaagcagtagtatcgctaccctttgaggtagtaccgctcccctagcGGTAATACCGTGAGGTCGAGCAGTAGTACccctcggtgcgggctgtgagcataacggttggattttttccgacctataaaagggggtcttcttccccaatgaaccttatcctttgagctcatgttcttcccccattgttgaccttcttcgagcttgttaactctcaatccctccatggattcttgctagttttgagggaaaagagagaggagatctagatccacatttccaccaatcactttctcctcaaTGTGAGggaaaccccttggatctagatcttggagttcttagtgtttctccttcttgttcttcctctcattttcctccctagcattagttgcttcggtgggatttgagagagaaggacttatgcactctgtgtgcccttgccattgcatttggtgcatcgatttgagttctccacggtgatatgtggaagttacaagttgataagcttattactcttgggtgcttggtacccttgagcttgttcctcttgggtgcttgggcgccctagacggttggttgtgttcggagctcaatcattgtggtgtaaagctccgggcaagcgtcggggtctctaattaggttgtggagatcgccccgagcaatttgacgggtaccggtgaccgcccccaagggttgccaaagtgtacgggttcggtgaccgcccccaagggttgccatttgtacgggttcggtgaccaccctcaagggtcccttagtggaatcatggcatcttgaattgtgcgagggcgtgaggagattacggtggccctagtggcttcatggggagcattgtgcctccacaccgctccaaacagagattagcatccgcaagggtgtgaacttcaggatacattgtcgtctccgcgtgtctcggttatctcttacccgagccctttacttatgcactttactttgtgatagacaAATTAAcctctaggtttattccgcatttgttcaagcctaaaccgtaattattttaaagcgcctattcaccccccctctaggcgacatccacgatctttcaattggtatcagagcctcgtctctcttcgTTAGGCTTAactgcctagagagtaaagatgtcgactaggggattaggattctctgacactcttagttttgatgacacaaattttgatgtttgggtaattcgcatgcttaatctctttagggtcatggtcccaaatttagagcgaattgtagatatgggtttttctcctccaaaagatccccaaagattatatttagaggatgagaaaaactctgatctcaatgctcaagcttctaatgtgctttttgatgctttgagcaatgtagttatatttcaactcatgccgttccgggatgctcatgagttgtggacaaagcttcaagataaatatggtgtgtccaagatttgtggggatgattgttctccctccacctccggccgtgttgccttctcaacttcttctacttcacctacatgtggattgccacaaggtaatgctagggtgagtagtggtggtcattgcaatgatgatagtgtgcttgttcttggtgattcttcatcactatcttattgtaatggtccttctttggactttaacacttcgagcaccttacatgtttcacatgctcgtgctggtagtccttgcatatcatgtagaaatttcttgctcaaatctcatgatgatatgcttgctatgtcttgttgccatgataaaaatgtatctatttccaagagttgttgtgctaacaatgtagaggaaacccaacactccatggaacaagatgtggtcttgaacggtgcttcaagggatcctacatcatcatcgattgcttttttccttatggctaaggcttcaaaggtatctcccactttgaattccaatatatcttgtgatgatattgatgatggaagaatgatgatgatgttgattatgttgaagagaatgataatgttgcctccttaaaaattaagggggaaatggtttttaaagctcttcataaaaataaaattgctcattccaacttcatggaaattatgtccattgccattgagggcaagaaatatattgaggagttggaatctcatctcgaggagcatgaggtcaccactgagaaaatggaaggtcatgagcgtgattacggtAATGAGatcgcggacctctctcaagctcttgaacttgaacaaaccaccaaggaatctcttgaggagacttttgctctagaattatctagagtgagggaatcttgTGATAAAGCTCTTGAGGTGgtcaatgattttgaaactaaaaatgaggagcttgaagttgcgcatgccaaactccttgaggactttgagcacctcgaaaatggctcaagggtcattaagagtgagctcatcaaactcaccgagtctcatgctcaacttaaagcttcatattcaaaaaagcttgccaagttgtcttctcctcttgttccTAATGATggtgcttgtgctactaactctatctcttgtgaagcatccatattgaaggaaaatgttgagctaagggctcaacttgagttgctatctagcaattacgggatgttggaagaaaatcatgtaaagctcacgtgctctcatgatgatcttctagtatcccataatgtgctaaagttagctcatgaggccatgcgtgctaaggtaacatctagtgagcctcatgtggatactagcactacttttattcaaaatgctatattgccttgtgctagtcctcgcgattcatccatgcataacattggtacatcttgtgatgaattgctttccacTACTAGAA is drawn from Triticum aestivum cultivar Chinese Spring unplaced genomic scaffold, IWGSC CS RefSeq v2.1 scaffold73991, whole genome shotgun sequence and contains these coding sequences:
- the LOC123174146 gene encoding ervatamin-C-like, which produces MAPIHSNSSRRLDGTVLALLLVLVAATAFVGAAAARGDALAARHERWMAKYGRAYTDAAEKLHRQEVFAANARHVDAVNRAGNRTYTLGLNQFSDLTNEEFVEKHLGYRHQPGGLRPEDTPVAAVNMSKAQFQSTPDSLDWRAQGAVTQVKNQAPCGSCWAFAAVAATEGLVQIATGNLISMSEQQVLDCTGDTSTCKGGSVIAALRYVAASGGLQPEAAYAYTGQQGACRSVMPNSAASVGAPRWVGLNGDEDALRELAASQPVAVGVEADPDFQHYKSGVFVGSSSCGQNLNHAVTVVGYGADGGGQEYWLVKNQWGTGWGEGGYMRLTRGNGGNCGMATVAYYPTVDSS